TTCTGCTCGGGGCAGGATCTGAGCGATGCCTCCGGCTCTGGCGATCTGGATCTGGAGCGGACGTTGCGCGACGAATATACGCCGATGCTTGAGGCGCTTTATGATTGCCCGGTTCCGACCATGGCGGCGGTCAACGGTCCTGTGGCCGGGGCAGGGGCCAATCTGGCGCTGGCAGCCGATGTGGTAATCGCGACCGAGAGCGCCTATTTCCTGCAGGCCTTTGCCCGGATCGGCCTGATGCCCGATGCTGGTGGGACCTGGTTCCTGCCGCGCCAGATGGGGCTGGCCAAGGCAATGGGCGCGGCCCTGTTCGCTGACAAGATCACGGCCAAGCAGGCCAGCGACTGGGGCATGATCTGGGAAGCGGTGCCGGATGCAGAGTTCGACGCCCATTGGCGGGCGCGGGCTGCCTATCTGGCCGAGGGGCCGACCAAGGCCTTTGGCACCATCAAGACCGCGATGCGCGGCAGCTATGATAAAAGCCTGCCCGAACAGCTGTCGATTGAGGCGCAGCTGCAGGGCGAATGCGGCAAGACCCGCGATTTCCTGGAAGGCGTAACTGCCTTCATGGAAAAACGCCCAGCCAAGTTCGAAGGGCGCTGAAGACAGCCTTATGCAAAAGGAAGCCCCCGCCGGTTATTCCGGCGGGGGTTTTTCATTTCAGTTATCAGATCGTAGGTCTCGCGCTAGCGCCATCGGCAAACAGCCGGATATGGCGGTCTGGATCGAACTGTCCATCCTGATCCAGAACCCGCAGGACCTCGACCCCGTCTGCCAGGACGATAGCATCGCTGCCCCCATCCTCATTCTCTTGATTGAAGACAGAGAACCGCGGTGGTGGGCCGTCTTCGGGATTGAAACCGTAGACGATCTGATCCTCGCCCGGCTCGAAATCAGTAATGGTGGCAGCCTCGGTGGTTTCCAGCCAACGACCGGCGAAAAATTCATCCGCGCCGTCGCCGCCAGTCACGGTATCATCGCGGCCAAAGAGGATAAGATCATCCCCGGCGCCGCCATTCACGGCATCGCCACCGGTATCGACATCGGCCCGGATGGCGCCGGAGGGATGCAGATCAAAACGGCTGACCCATAGGACGTCATCGCCTTCTCCCCCGTTGATGGTGTCGCTCCCTTGACCCTCAATGACTCCGTCATTTCCCTGACCACCAAATATGGTGTCATTGCCTTCGGCACCGGTCAGCAGATCGTTGCCGTCGCCGCCGGAGACCAAATCGTTGCCAAAGCCTCCCATCAACGTGTCACTGCCACTATCGCCAAACAGACGATCATTTCCCCCACGACCGTCGATTTCGTCATTTCCGGAGCGTCCCGCGATGGATTCACCTGCGTTAGTGCCTGTAAGCGAGTCATCCCCGCTGCTGCCTTCGATCAATTCGCCCGGTGGGGTCGTGTTACCATTTCCTGGGGGGGAGGGCAGATCGCTGAGATCGTCATCGGGCAGGTTATCTCCATCATCGCTGGAGTCCATGATCAGCCCGGCAAAAAGGCCAAGAGAAACAAGCGCGAAAAGAGCAATCATAGGGTCGTCCTGAAATTGTTTAATACAACTTATAGAAAATTAACCCCGAGAGGTGAGTGAGTCAATTTTTAATAGAAAACAAACTTTTACCACCGTTTCCCTACGGGCGACAATGCGTATGTGGGCGCCCGAAATTCGCCGGAGCAGGAGTTTTTTCGCCTTTGCACGCAAAGGCCGGAGGTGACCGCCACGCCCAAAAAAACGCCCCGCACCCAGAAGGTGCGAGGCGTCCAATCAAGGCTGATATGCCGATCAGCGGTTCTCGATATCCACGTAATCGCGGGCGGTTTCGCCGAGGTACAGCTGACGCGGGCGACCGATTTTGTTCTGTGGGTCTGCGATCATCTCTTTCCACTGCGAGATCCAGCCGACGGTGCGCGACAGCGCGAAGATCGGCGTGAACATCGAGGTCGGGAAGCCCATCGCCTCCAGGATGATGCCCGAGTAGAAGTCGACGTTCGGGAACAGTTTCTTCTCGATGAAGTAGGGGTCGTTGAGCGCGGTCTGTTCCAGCTCCTTGGCAACCTGCAGCAGCGGGTTGTCTTCGACGCCGAGCAGTTCCAGAACCTCATCCGCGGACTGTTTCAAAACCTTGGCGCGCGGGTCGGTGTTTTTGTACACGCGGTGACCAAAGCCCATTAGGCGGAACGGATCGTTCTTGTCCTTGGCGCGGGCGATGAATTCGGGGATCTTGTCGACGGTGCCGATTTCTTTCAGCATCTCGAGGCAAGCCTGGTTGGCGCCGCCATGGGCAGGACCCCAGAGGCAGGCGATACCAGCCGCGATACAGGCGAACGGGTTTGCACCGGAAGAGGACGCCAGACGCACGGTCGAGGTCGAAGCGTTCTGTTCGTGGTCCGCGTGCAGGATAAAGATCCGGTCCATGGCGCGGGCGAGGATCGGGTCGACGTGGTATTCTTCGGCCGGGACCGAGAAACACATGTGCAGGAAGTTCGCGGCGTAATCCAGATCGTTGCGCGGATAGACGAAGGGCTGACCGATCGAATATTTATAGGCCATCGCGGCGATGGTCGGCAGTTTTGCGATCAGGCGGATCGAGGCGACCTCGCGCTGCCACGGATCGGCGATATCGGTGGAGTCGTGGTAGAAGGCGGACATCGCGCCAACCACACCAACCAGGGTCGCCATCGGGTGCGCATCGCGGCGGAAACCACGGAAGAAGTTGTGCATCTGCTCGTGCACCATGGTGTGACGGGTCACACGCGCTTCGAAATCTTCCAGCTGAGCAGCGGTCGGCAGCTCACCGTAAAGCAGCAGGTAGCAGACTTCGAGGTGGTGCGAATTGGCTGCAAGTTGGTCGATCGGGTAGCCACGGTGCAGCAGCTCGCCCTTGCCACCATCGATGAAGGTGATGGTGCTGTCGCAGCTTGCGGTTGAGGTGAAGCCCGGATCGTACGTGAAGACACCGGCCTGCGCGTAGAGTTTGCGGATGTCGAGAACATCGGGCCCGGCTGTCGGAGAGAAGATGGGAAGCTCGTAAGTTTCGCCATTCAGGCTGAGCTGGGCTGTCTTATTGGTATCGGTCATAGATGTCCCTTCCTGTTACAGGCACGAAAACCCGGAGAAATCCGGGCTTC
This genomic stretch from Phaeobacter gallaeciensis harbors:
- a CDS encoding enoyl-CoA hydratase-related protein, which encodes MDYKEIQYSLENGLAILTLNRPSKMNALTGQMRAELTHALKQAASEARAVVLTGAGSAFCSGQDLSDASGSGDLDLERTLRDEYTPMLEALYDCPVPTMAAVNGPVAGAGANLALAADVVIATESAYFLQAFARIGLMPDAGGTWFLPRQMGLAKAMGAALFADKITAKQASDWGMIWEAVPDAEFDAHWRARAAYLAEGPTKAFGTIKTAMRGSYDKSLPEQLSIEAQLQGECGKTRDFLEGVTAFMEKRPAKFEGR
- a CDS encoding calcium-binding protein gives rise to the protein MIALFALVSLGLFAGLIMDSSDDGDNLPDDDLSDLPSPPGNGNTTPPGELIEGSSGDDSLTGTNAGESIAGRSGNDEIDGRGGNDRLFGDSGSDTLMGGFGNDLVSGGDGNDLLTGAEGNDTIFGGQGNDGVIEGQGSDTINGGEGDDVLWVSRFDLHPSGAIRADVDTGGDAVNGGAGDDLILFGRDDTVTGGDGADEFFAGRWLETTEAATITDFEPGEDQIVYGFNPEDGPPPRFSVFNQENEDGGSDAIVLADGVEVLRVLDQDGQFDPDRHIRLFADGASARPTI
- the gltA gene encoding citrate synthase, yielding MTDTNKTAQLSLNGETYELPIFSPTAGPDVLDIRKLYAQAGVFTYDPGFTSTASCDSTITFIDGGKGELLHRGYPIDQLAANSHHLEVCYLLLYGELPTAAQLEDFEARVTRHTMVHEQMHNFFRGFRRDAHPMATLVGVVGAMSAFYHDSTDIADPWQREVASIRLIAKLPTIAAMAYKYSIGQPFVYPRNDLDYAANFLHMCFSVPAEEYHVDPILARAMDRIFILHADHEQNASTSTVRLASSSGANPFACIAAGIACLWGPAHGGANQACLEMLKEIGTVDKIPEFIARAKDKNDPFRLMGFGHRVYKNTDPRAKVLKQSADEVLELLGVEDNPLLQVAKELEQTALNDPYFIEKKLFPNVDFYSGIILEAMGFPTSMFTPIFALSRTVGWISQWKEMIADPQNKIGRPRQLYLGETARDYVDIENR